In Chanodichthys erythropterus isolate Z2021 chromosome 7, ASM2448905v1, whole genome shotgun sequence, a genomic segment contains:
- the si:dkey-30c15.13 gene encoding uncharacterized protein si:dkey-30c15.13 produces the protein MPVNPEMTQNMFQEGLHQVFFKERPLPHPLPAADSTTGEPMEDRLVRWFGTVVNTRILLSGVVQIFSAVSCILCTFSYTCLTFSCSASLTAPVWCGLFYVATGSLAIELQRKPQKIKVMTLMGLNIFGLLFAVCSFPSFFMKSSQLDKATTQQRIGVNVLKGSGVVSILQCMFAAMYTLFLIWRGMMSYSTSYKKDYITVMQNSEEHTDPLLENEHFSI, from the exons ATGCCTGTGAATCCAGAG ATGACTCAGAACATGTTCCAGGAGGGACTGCATCAGGTGTTTTTTAAGGAACGGCCTTTGCCCCACCCACTTCCAGCTGCCGACTCCACAACTGGAGAGCCGATGGAAGATAGATTGGTCCGTTGGTTTGGGACAGTGGTTAATACCCGCATCCTTCTGTCTGGG gTTGTTCAGATTTTCAGTGCTGTCTCCTGTATTCTCTGCACCTTCTCTTATACTTGTTTGACTTTCAGCTGTTCTGCATCTTTGACAGCTCCAGTATGGTGTGGCCTGTTT TATGTGGCCACCGGTTCACTTGCGATTGAGCTCCAGAGGAAACCCCAAAAAATCAAA GTCATGACTCTGATGGGCCTGAACATATTCGGCTTGCTGTTTGCAGTTTGTTCTTTTCCCTCCTTCTTTATGAAATCCTCACAACTTGACAAAGCCACCACTCAGCAG cGCATTGGGGTGAACGTCCTGAAGGGAAGTGGTGTAGTGTCCATCCTCCAGTGTATGTTTGCAGCCATGTACACGCTTTTTCTTATTTGGAGAGGTATGATGTCCTACAGCACCTCCTACAAAAAGGACTACATCACCGTAATGCAG AACTCAGAAGAACATACAGATCCACTGCTGGAAAACGAACATTTCAGCATTTGA